The following nucleotide sequence is from Vicia villosa cultivar HV-30 ecotype Madison, WI unplaced genomic scaffold, Vvil1.0 ctg.000397F_1_1, whole genome shotgun sequence.
gatgtttttttttaaataataaaaaatgatgtTTAAAATTATTGAAAAGTGGATTTAGAAATTTTCTTTATCTTAATGTTGTAGTTGAGTGTGTCTCTCTTACAGTTTAATGcattattttctattaaaaaataaaaatcaatttcaagTTGTTTGAAGGATAAATATAACGTTACAATCAACAACAAATAAAAGATAGATATGATGTTATTATCTCTTCAAATGACTGATCATTCTTATCTCTACCAGATTAGGGTTTCAAATAGGTAGGTTCGATCATTGCTAGCCAGTGAACATTTCTATCAAACATCAATTCAAGAAAAATATTTAGTaacgaaaaacaacaacaataagatCTTTATACTATTTTGTTCAATTTGCGGATTCTTTacgtaataataaaaaaaaatgtaataaattgTAACTTTTCAAGTGAAATGATAGATTTGAGGTTATGTAGTCTTTTCTACAAAATAAATCCGAGGTTTTGGATTCAGTTTCTGTCCTGAATATGCAGCAGTGTTAAATGTTTTGAGAGAGAGTTTGACCAACTATATAATTTTACACGTTTCGAAGGATTACTCTCTGCAGTCCTGAATACACGACAGTGTTAAATTTTTTAAGGGAGAATTTGATCACTATAATTTTATATGGTTGAAAGGATTACTCTCAGCAGTTGCACGGAggaaactctgatttatatataaaaaaatagtaatttttcagtgaaaacatttaaaaaacaaATGTTACTCGAGATAAAAAcctaatggattttttttttgataagcaaaaATTTAATGGATCTTATTTGGTAACGGAATTACTGACCATTGTGATTGTGTGTTGCTTACGGCAACTTGAAGGACTGTCGTtttctatatattttatatatatatatatatatatatatatatatatatatatatatatatatatatatatatatatatttttttttttttcaatcatgGTTTTTGATTATTTGGTAATACTCCTTTATcattattcaattttaaaaagtAGTTACTATTATAAAAATTGCTGCAAAACAAGTATACACTGAAACTTTTAATAAGGATTAAATGAGTTGGTTCAAAGGTACCATTTGATAATTTTTTTCATCTTTGATTTTTCTGTCAAAAACAAATCtagaattatattattaaatttttttatttaaaaagtgaGGAGTATTATTTGGGATCATATGAACCAATTTTCATGCATCACATGTCTAGGTTGTTTGTTTCATGGTAGACTCTTTTCATATTTTCTTCATGAAGTAACTCTGAGTCATAATAACTTATTAATGAACGTCTTATTAAATGAAAGTCACTCAAAATGTGCAAGGATGATGATTTCAGAAAGATGAACATGGCGTGGGTGTAATGATTTTGAGAAGTTGGAGGGAAAAAACCAATGGATAATAGAATGGTTAAGAAAGAGATAATAGAAAATTGAAAAGAGAGTGTCATTTGGAGGAATGGAGTTATGTCATTGGTTGGAACAATATTTTGAATTAACAAATGACCAGAAAGGGCATTATCAAGGCCATGGttggaataatattttgaattagCAAATTACCAAAACGGGCATTATTAAGGCCAAATAATTTTTTCATTAAGTGCAATTTATGGTGTTTAGTGGCATGTAATattattagttaggtagttgattcgTAGCCCTTGTTTGAGGAGAAaaacttgcatggatacgaacaTAAATCATGAGTGTTAGGAACAATcaataagaaaagagaaaattttaaatttatttaaaatttaatttttttttaattggattcatggggtggttgtgattgagtaggagagagaaaaaaatattttttattttttaattaataaaaaattgtgattggTTGTTTGTATAGCCACCTGTTATATTTGTGCTCATGTAAGTATTTTTCTTGTTTGAGTCGTCTTATCCTTGGGCCGATCATGGGAGCAAAGGAGATCACAATTCAGCCACAAGAACATAGAAAAGGATATTGTGCGGCAAAAACTGAACTAGTGCCATAGGACATGACGGAATGCCAATGTATAATTAGTAGAATTtagtatttaaatttattaagaaTTTATATAAGTAGTAGTTTTGTCTGTATGATTATTTATTTGGGCCTTTATTAATATTTGAGCTTTTTAGTATATTATCCATTAGTAACATTATATATTGTAATCTCATTGAGACATTAGAATATCAATAAAAAGAAATGAAGTTTAATTTTTATAGCTTAGTTTTATCTTTCTCTTAGTTTTATGGTTTTTCTCTAATTTTGTTAGGGTTTAGATTTAGCTTCCTAACAAGTGCCATAGGAAATGACGGAATGCCAATGTACCATGGAGAGACACAATGCTTGTTGGACGAAGACGGTGTAGCGCGGGCTTGCTGGATGGCGTGGTGCAATGCTTCTCAAGAGATTCAATTTTTGTATTACTGTCTCTATGGTTCAACAGATGGGAAATGAGAGAAGAGATTTTAATGGAGGAGAGGAAAAAAGAGGGGAGAGAATGAAAGTTCTTTTAAGTGTGTTTACTTATAAGagtacaactttttttttttttttttacaaacttcattaAAATCTACAATATGTGTATGAAAGATTATCCAAAAGTACAAGATATAAATCATTTACAGAGTGTTGAAACTTCTATAAGGAGAATCCATGTTGACAGATTGCAGATTTGTATCAGACATGTATTCTGCAGTTGCATCTATTAAGATGCTCTCTTCTTCAGTTTCAGGGGTAACATTTTTTTCACTTTGTTGGTAATACTGTTGAATCATCTCCAACTTTTTCCCTTCAAAAACTTGGCTTGTGTCAGACACCACTTCTTCAACAACAGATTTTCCTTCAAGCATGCTTACAACTGATGACATGGTTGGCCTGTGCATTGGAGAAACATGAGTGCATAAAAGAGCCACATTGATCATGGTCATTACTTCCTCTTTTTTGAAATCTCCACCTAACCTCTCATCAACTAGGTCCATTATATTACCTTCTTCCTTCAAGAGATGCACCCAATCAACAATAGAGAAGCATTCATCCTTAGGACAACTCATGGTGTTGTGCTTCCCACTAACAATTTCCAAGGCAACAACTCCGAAACTATAAACATCTGCTTTCTCAGTCAAATATCCGTGCATTGCATATTCTGGAGCCATATATCCACTGTGACATTGAAAATTCATATATTAGACTTATAAAATGAAACaccattcaaaaaattccattaaaaagaaattaatttaagaAAACTCACTAAGTGCCGGCTATTCTAGTGGTTATGTGAGTGTAACCCTCATCTTTAAGCTTCGCCAAACCAAAATCAGATATCTTTGGATTGAGATCTTTATCCAGTAATACATTAGTAGCCTTGATGTCTCTGTGAACTATCTTTAGTCTTGATTCTTCATGAAGGTAAGCTAAACCTCTAGCAATACCAACACAAATTCTCTTCCTTGTTGACCAAGCTAGTTTCAATTGATCTTTTCCTTTGGCTTCATTTTTAGAAATGTTATAGAAATTAGGCAACATAATCAGATGGTTTATATATGCTTTTTATATtgtaatattatataaataatgaaAGAGCTACAAAACTTGAATGcagaaatttttttaattaccAAACAAAGCACAAGCAAGGCTATTATTTTCCATGTATTCATATATCAGCAATAACTGATCTCCCTCCATACAACAACCATAGAGCTTAACTAGACAAGGGTGTTGCAAAGCAGAAATTAAACCAATCTCATTTATAAATTCACGATTCCCTTGCTTTGATTTAGAAGAAAGCTTCTTAACTGCTACTATTCTGCCGTCCGAAAGAACACCCTACAATTCCAGGAATTTTCATTGTATCTCTATATGTGAGTGAAGTTGTAAAGAAGTAACAACAATAGTAGAACTTTCACTTATAAGTTATAACAAAATGAAGTGTAGATTGTCCTTAATACCTTGTAAACAGGACCAAACCCTCCTTCTCCAATCTTAAAGGCTATATCGAAGTTGTTAGTTGCTGCTTTGATTTGCCGTAACGTAAATAACCCAGGTTGGAAATCTAAACCCTTTACCTCTGTTGGTTGAAGTAAAAATAAATACACAAATAGATAGAATTAGAGATATTTTTGAGTAACTTCCACATCAATACAATTGGCAGCTACAAATGAATCTAGATGCAGTGGCATCCTCAAATAAACAATCTATCTGTTGTCTATAAGCGTTTGCAAGTATCAACATACAAGTCATGCAAACAAATTCAAACCAAGGAATATCTAGAAATTTTGCTTTATGGAAAGAGGAAACCAAAATTTCTCTTTATGTGTACATTTTAACCGAAATATTCTCGTTATATGTATCAGCAATCAAATACATTTTTACTGAAATGCATTCTTTTTGAAGTATAATTTTCTAATATACTCCTAAGACCAATTGTAGAACTACTTTACATGAtgaaatgaaactgcaatattgcAGGTGCGGCAATGCCTGCAACGAAATCAACCCACAAATGTGTTGTAATTGTAAATCACGGAAAATTTTGTATTGCAATGTCTGCATGGGACTATATAGTACTAGTGCTGACacaaattgttttttaaaaaattgagatTATAACATCAACTGAAATTCGCATTGCAATAAACACAATGACTACAAATGTAGTAGTCGCAATCGCAACTACTATTTAAAACTTTGTTATGTGTACAAAGGGCTTTCCCAAACCTTCACCGATCCTTCCCCTTCCTTTCACCTCTAAATTCATTTTTTATGCTTGCAAAATCCTAATTGTGTATCAAAATTCACGAGTATTTTAAAGTTTAAGTATCTTCTTAGAGTTTACCTCTTTCTAAAGGACCTATTTGTCGTTGACGTCTTCTCCACTGAGCTATACCAAATAAGATGAAGACAAATAGTGCTCCAGCAACTACAACTGCAATAATATCCCACCCATGTATGCCACTTCCTTTTTCCACTGGGGGTGTAAAGTCTGCTTGATTATGTATAAGAGGTTTGCATATATTAGAAGATTAGGATGATGTCATAAGAAGGACTATGGAGAAGTATTACTGACCAGGATCAACTGATATAGCCGATATAAGAGGACCATATACCGATCCAAATGGAATAGCAGTTGTGCCTTTCCCAGCCCACTGAAGGCGAATCTCCAAGGTATTACTAGTCACAACAGCAGTGAAGTTCTTTATGATTGCCTTACCAACTCCACCAGCTTCTTTTGCAATATCGAAATCCTTCAGCACCAACCTTCTCTGCAATACTTCAATTTGAACAAAATGGTTCAGAATGTTCAAAGGACATTTTTTCAGTACTAaacatgttgaaaaagaaaacatGATAAAGCCACGCACCTGAACGTAGATGTCAAATATACGCCTCCCAAGGCTGTTATAAGTTTGATCATCAGTGAACATTATCTCTGCAAAATGGAGTTTTACTGTGTAGTTTCCATTTCCCAGGCAAAATCCATAATATGttagagaaagaggagaaacaCGAGCGTCCATATACAGTTCTCCATTGTCGATGGCAAGGTTAGTTGTGTTAGACCAGGTATAGTAGTCCACAAGGCCACTATCAAAAAAGTGACCAGTGTTGCTGAGTGCCCAATTTGATTCAGTCCGGTGAAAGCTTGCTGGTCCAACTTCATTTGAATCATCATCATACGTCAAGCTTTCATTTGAAGTTATGAGCTTACCACCGCAATTTATATGGAGAGAGTACCGAGCTGGAATGACCATAAAAAGGGTGAAATGCTAAGTACAATAAGATGATCACATTAAAAAGTTATCGAtacaaaatatcatttttcaatCCTCGTGCATAACTTCACCACCTTCTACCTTTTgcagaaataaataaattaaaatgaacaATCTGAAGGAAATCCACGACAAATAAACTTACTTTTCGGGCAACCAATGTTCCCCAAACAAGAAACCGTTCCCCTGAGAAAATAATGAAGGTGTGAAACATGTGAGCATAATGGCAATACAACTTTTAAAGCTATATATAAAGAATAGTTCATTGTGTGACTGAGTAATAGAAAACTTACAAGTTACTTCCCTCTGAAGATGATGCAAACAAGTTCCTAAGGCACGTGATAATACACAAAGCTTAGATAATTTCTTAAAATTATCGAAACAAAAGTATGCAAATAAATGGATTCTTACAAGGTTCCCTGTTGACATGTCAACTGCTCTGGATTTTCAATGGTCAAATTGTTATACGAAAGATCTCTGTGTCAAGTTATGCATGTGATTAAGAATTAAAGATGGAACAAACAACTAAATGTAACAATTTGTAGCAAAGAAAGTTATATTTCAACTCATTAAATCAAATTGGTAGCATTTGAAAGATTACTCACGTGTAGTCCGGTCTAGCTATCCAATTTGGCAGTGGTCCAGTAAAAAAGTTTCCAGTTAAGTATCTAGGTATAAAAATAAGTGAAGTCAACTTATACAAAATTTCGCCATTTCGTTGCAAAGTCTATAAGTATCTTAGAGGATATTGCTTACAGTATATTTATATTCTCCAAGCCACCCAAGGTGTTCGGAATTTCTCCACTTAATTTGTTAAAACTGAGGtctctgaaaaagaaaaaatattcagAATAAGTATTACTCAAGCGAAAAATTGGTTTCAGAAAAGCAACAAGCAAAACTAGTCCCCATTATATAATGAGATTGTTGTATTTTTTTCATCGAAATATGAGAACCGATTGCATCTACTATAGTGGTTCTAAAAGCATATGAATATTGCACGAAGCGTCCTAGCATAGAACCAACTagacaaaattcaaaataatagcATTACTTACAATGATCTTAAATTGGTAATATTTCCAAGATACTCCGGAACTGTTCCTATAAGATTGCAACTCCTCAATACTCTGTTAACCAATATGATAACAAGTAAATTTGCAGTACAAAGGCTATTACATTTCCTCTTCCTTGTTTTTCTATTACTAAAAACATTGCCTTATACTGATAATCCAAACATTTTACTCACAATGTTTCCAAATTTGTCAAGTTATTAAGTTGCGGAAATGGAGAATCTGATCCTTTCAAGTCACTTATTCTCCTGCATAACATATCTTAAGCATGGTAAAACTCAAAGAAAGAAAATTGAATTTTGAACATACTCTATGAAGCACCTACacaagcatagcatagaaactATAGAGACATTGACACAGACATCAACAATAATTTGAAAAAGTGAAAGTGAATAAATGTAACTACACATGTCGGCGTCGAGTCAGTGTCAGACACCAAACACGCTTTCAATCTGAAGTGTCAACGCTACATAGATCACaacaataaaattttaaaatacatcATACTTACAAGTCGGTAAGATTTTTCAGATATGAAATTGCAGAAGGAACTGGACCACTCAAACCACTCCCTTGTATCACCCTGTCAAAATTAAAAGTAATATTTTTCATAAACTGATGAAAAATAAGCAATTCAACTAAGAAAAAAAGTTAATGATTTGGAATTTCACTAGAAGAAAGAAAATGTCCATACAGCCTCTCAAGACTTGTCCAACTCTGAATGAAATCAGGAATAGTTCCAGAGAATTGGTTGTCGCCAAGTCGACTGCATTATCAAAGGTTAAGCAACAAAGAAATGTTATTCAATTTTGATATGAACAACAATACAGCAAAgtgtaacaaaaaataaaaaaggaaagattGCTTACAGGTACTTAAGTTTAGTGAGCTTAGCAAATGTTGCAGGTAAATTTCCAGTAAAATAGTTGGAAGTAAGAAGCCTACAACAACGTCGAAATTGGAATTAGGGTTTGCGATTCTCTAAAGAGCAGTGTGCACTTTGTTCAGTAAAATTTTGAAAGTATAAAACAAACTCTATAGCACTGACACctctaaaaaaaatatacttGTGTCAGTGTCATAAACCGACACCGACACCGATAtttgtgattacgtttaatttattcattttttcaatttATTACCGGTGTGACGTGTCGTGTTTCTGGTGTCAGTGAGAACAAGTACGCAATAGCAATCTATGAATTTGGAAGTAAACACTTCAAAGAAGCCAAATTAAAGGCATAAAATATAGACAAAATAATTCTCAATAAAACTTGAAGAACAAGAAATCAAATATGGAAATTGTGAATTCAAAATTCTACAAAGGGGCTTACAATCTTTCAAGCTGGTGAAGATTCCCAAGCTCCGGAGGCAGCTTTCCGGAAAACTGATTGAACTCCAAAACCCTAAGCATTACATGTTTCAAACATTAAGTACTTTCACaagttattattttca
It contains:
- the LOC131627722 gene encoding probable leucine-rich repeat receptor-like serine/threonine-protein kinase At3g14840 — its product is MNISFLLLFHLLLHVFCCISSFASGATLPEEEVQAMKDIAKTLGKKDWDFSIDPCSGQSNWTSSPVQVKGFENAVTCNCSFANATTCHIVSIVLKSQNLSGTLPREFVKLPYLQQIDLTRNYLNGTIPPQWSSINLVNISLFGNRLTGPIPKEFGKITTLKSLVLEFNQFSGKLPPELGNLHQLERLLLTSNYFTGNLPATFAKLTKLKYLRLGDNQFSGTIPDFIQSWTSLERLVIQGSGLSGPVPSAISYLKNLTDLRISDLKGSDSPFPQLNNLTNLETLVLRSCNLIGTVPEYLGNITNLRSLDLSFNKLSGEIPNTLGGLENINILYLTGNFFTGPLPNWIARPDYTDLSYNNLTIENPEQLTCQQGTLNLFASSSEGSNLGTVSCLGNIGCPKTRYSLHINCGGKLITSNESLTYDDDSNEVGPASFHRTESNWALSNTGHFFDSGLVDYYTWSNTTNLAIDNGELYMDARVSPLSLTYYGFCLGNGNYTVKLHFAEIMFTDDQTYNSLGRRIFDIYVQRRLVLKDFDIAKEAGGVGKAIIKNFTAVVTSNTLEIRLQWAGKGTTAIPFGSVYGPLISAISVDPDFTPPVEKGSGIHGWDIIAVVVAGALFVFILFGIAQWRRRQRQIGPLEREVKGLDFQPGLFTLRQIKAATNNFDIAFKIGEGGFGPVYKGVLSDGRIVAVKKLSSKSKQGNREFINEIGLISALQHPCLVKLYGCCMEGDQLLLIYEYMENNSLACALFAKGKDQLKLAWSTRKRICVGIARGLAYLHEESRLKIVHRDIKATNVLLDKDLNPKISDFGLAKLKDEGYTHITTRIAGTYGYMAPEYAMHGYLTEKADVYSFGVVALEIVSGKHNTMSCPKDECFSIVDWVHLLKEEGNIMDLVDERLGGDFKKEEVMTMINVALLCTHVSPMHRPTMSSVVSMLEGKSVVEEVVSDTSQVFEGKKLEMIQQYYQQSEKNVTPETEEESILIDATAEYMSDTNLQSVNMDSPYRSFNTL